In one Nitrososphaera viennensis EN76 genomic region, the following are encoded:
- a CDS encoding RelA/SpoT domain-containing protein, with the protein MIQNFPNKISEETATEQIYKAEKIREQFVNLADRQIDDISAAYPDAEVTARIKDSSSMVEKVLRKPNQYNDVSQLQDTLGVRVVTKDLDELETITSDLTTRYEVVSEVSYVDVPKLDGYRGYHLNVKDKYTGLVNEIQIRTKNQDKWADLMHNRVYKPSKELEERVRMNQDSIYKYANELSDYYYRLDSGEKKVKKPEISKIIRDILGDD; encoded by the coding sequence GTGATACAAAACTTTCCCAACAAGATTAGTGAAGAAACTGCTACAGAGCAGATCTACAAAGCAGAAAAGATAAGAGAGCAGTTTGTAAATTTAGCCGACAGGCAAATTGATGATATTTCCGCAGCATATCCTGATGCAGAGGTGACTGCTAGAATAAAAGATAGTTCGAGTATGGTTGAAAAAGTTTTGCGCAAGCCGAATCAATACAACGATGTATCGCAATTACAAGATACACTAGGTGTTAGAGTAGTTACTAAAGATCTGGATGAACTTGAAACGATCACATCAGATCTAACAACTAGATACGAAGTTGTATCTGAGGTTAGTTATGTTGATGTACCAAAGCTAGATGGCTATAGAGGCTATCATCTAAATGTAAAAGACAAATACACAGGTCTTGTGAATGAGATACAGATAAGAACAAAGAATCAAGACAAGTGGGCGGATCTTATGCACAATAGAGTTTACAAACCGTCAAAGGAATTAGAAGAGAGAGTCAGAATGAATCAAGATTCAATATACAAATATGCAAATGAACTTTCAGACTATTATTACAGACTTGATTCAGGCGAGAAAAAAGTTAAAAAACCTGAAATATCTAAAATAATTAGAGACATACTAGGAGATGACTAA
- a CDS encoding phage tail tube protein, which produces MSYTPTGSFNILKRLQFVEESTFGQAPASPSFVLAGHNVSLRETTEVSAQKYRDLGSRDLYKMLKTGEMYSFELRYQPINTALLRYGTELPNGAGTIEKSLAFVYTQLVNGTETWHRFLGARTDQVEIEVTEASVQVSHRFLCKDIPATVTADPFTTPTYAGADTSAPYTGVSSGSNPLTINSETYDTPRFKVSVNWNLDVVKPNGEVQAKFILPTNRDITVEFDTWVKDDVLRADTKSLAARSASYTIAPGKSLTFTDLYLAKQSKNNDANDAKVLIETLTGTARSMSVSP; this is translated from the coding sequence ATGTCGTATACCCCGACAGGCAGTTTTAACATACTGAAACGCCTCCAATTTGTTGAAGAAAGTACTTTTGGCCAAGCCCCTGCCTCTCCGTCGTTTGTGCTTGCAGGCCACAACGTCTCGCTGCGCGAGACCACCGAGGTCTCGGCGCAAAAGTACCGGGACCTCGGGAGCAGGGACCTGTACAAGATGCTAAAGACGGGCGAGATGTACTCCTTTGAGCTGCGCTACCAGCCGATAAACACCGCCCTTCTCAGGTACGGGACAGAGCTTCCAAACGGCGCTGGCACGATAGAAAAGTCGCTTGCGTTTGTCTACACGCAGCTCGTCAACGGGACGGAGACGTGGCACAGGTTCCTCGGCGCAAGGACAGACCAGGTGGAAATCGAGGTGACAGAGGCGTCCGTGCAGGTGTCGCACCGCTTTTTGTGCAAGGACATACCCGCCACCGTCACCGCAGACCCGTTCACCACGCCCACGTACGCCGGCGCCGACACGTCGGCCCCGTACACGGGTGTCTCTTCCGGCTCCAACCCGCTTACCATAAACTCGGAGACGTACGACACGCCGCGCTTCAAGGTGTCGGTCAACTGGAACCTGGACGTCGTCAAGCCAAACGGCGAGGTGCAGGCCAAGTTCATCCTGCCCACAAACCGCGACATCACAGTCGAGTTTGACACGTGGGTCAAGGACGACGTGCTTCGCGCAGACACCAAGTCGCTTGCGGCAAGGTCTGCCAGCTACACCATTGCGCCCGGCAAGTCGCTCACGTTCACGGACCTGTACCTTGCAAAGCAGAGCAAGAACAACGACGCAAACGACGCCAAGGTCCTTATCGAGACGCTGACCGGGACTGCCAGGTCGATGTCGGTGAGCCCGTGA
- a CDS encoding HK97-gp10 family putative phage morphogenesis protein codes for MLSVKGVSEAMRILDEVSRELAGGDIAGASLEAVGKAALDLANAQTPVDTGLLVSNNKMEMKSKAELVLYNDTPYAGHVHYGTSRMHPRPFFYPALRFLEERFPRLYAQEVGAFVHKTVSLNSAR; via the coding sequence GTGCTTTCGGTCAAGGGGGTAAGCGAGGCAATGCGCATACTGGACGAAGTGTCGCGCGAGCTTGCCGGAGGAGACATTGCCGGCGCAAGCCTTGAGGCGGTAGGCAAAGCAGCGCTGGATCTTGCCAACGCCCAGACTCCTGTCGACACGGGGCTGCTTGTCTCAAACAACAAGATGGAGATGAAAAGCAAGGCCGAGCTGGTGCTGTATAACGACACACCCTATGCAGGCCACGTCCACTATGGCACGTCAAGGATGCATCCAAGGCCGTTCTTCTACCCTGCCCTGCGCTTTCTCGAAGAGCGCTTTCCGCGGCTGTACGCGCAGGAAGTGGGCGCCTTTGTGCACAAGACGGTGTCGCTGAATTCTGCCAGGTAA
- a CDS encoding zinc ribbon domain-containing protein gives MTLPKGYRPERVLWQDDITQGLFRQSVVEHREITTLRVIKNEVGIRLADIDEILVVNTEIEYDSVYHDRRKNRALGPEGRFNAKTRVIGDIQFFQNGNLVLVLNDVYDPEEVAGIVRSARAGAAEEQALRRVKEVLAGQAPVSGSRTPVSCPSCAGENPPGSNFCNKCGAALPPGCPKCGSSNLTGSSFCSMCGSPLS, from the coding sequence GTGACTCTTCCAAAGGGGTACAGGCCGGAAAGGGTTCTCTGGCAGGACGACATCACCCAGGGCCTTTTCAGGCAAAGCGTGGTCGAGCACCGGGAAATAACCACGCTCCGGGTCATCAAGAACGAGGTCGGCATCAGGCTTGCAGACATTGACGAGATATTGGTAGTAAACACAGAGATAGAGTATGATTCGGTGTATCACGACAGGAGAAAAAACCGCGCGCTTGGCCCGGAGGGCAGATTCAACGCCAAGACACGGGTCATCGGCGACATCCAGTTTTTCCAGAACGGCAACCTTGTGCTTGTCCTCAACGATGTCTATGATCCAGAGGAAGTGGCAGGCATCGTGCGGTCTGCAAGGGCTGGAGCCGCCGAAGAACAGGCGCTGCGCAGGGTCAAAGAGGTCCTGGCCGGGCAAGCTCCTGTATCGGGCAGCAGGACTCCTGTGTCCTGCCCCTCATGTGCAGGCGAAAACCCTCCTGGATCTAATTTCTGCAACAAGTGCGGCGCCGCGCTTCCCCCTGGATGCCCAAAGTGCGGCAGCAGCAACCTGACCGGGTCTTCGTTCTGCAGCATGTGCGGCAGCCCTCTCAGCTAG
- a CDS encoding choice-of-anchor R domain-containing protein yields the protein MEDKELVPAPFTIVIEDSDGALDANVGNGNKVTIAIGSTQESLANFVTGYVRQVQVQRRDTGIKEITLNGFSSVIRLDERIGNFYRIAARQANGVDPDPDDPNMKCGEIFRDIFEDTDHLPLGQPLESFSTGGINDIGEHLASIKEPFVEWKQIADRIMEASGTVYGIDADDVAFLRYPTLAHSGITIRSMPTAADPDETTGYFVGSWGYTDSIKKSDGFSNRLYGRGGTQLLLDVDRFADNASVECHSKDRAVQFTASAPRLDSVSLVLSKTGTLATDIAGEIRLDDGNNTPGGEAVGTFSVFRNLIGASAAAVNRVNISMHSNLLQVDKKYWIVIKKSGDASNHVRWHHDNGTSGVNAERASSTWTVNTSSYVLAHRTYFSRRVLAEASDQKSIDRYGLVESVVDAPWIIEGQTMDAYLTAMLQYSALQHRVYDVKKIYAPATLINAGKLARLVDETSGIDSDAEIVMSRYRFRADESGLGTRYAEVQLQGYVR from the coding sequence GTGGAGGACAAGGAACTCGTGCCGGCGCCCTTTACGATAGTGATAGAGGACAGCGATGGCGCGCTTGATGCAAATGTCGGAAACGGCAACAAAGTCACCATTGCCATCGGCAGCACGCAGGAGAGCCTTGCAAACTTTGTCACCGGCTACGTGCGGCAGGTGCAGGTCCAGAGGCGCGACACCGGGATAAAGGAGATAACCCTCAATGGCTTTAGCTCGGTAATCCGCCTTGACGAGCGGATCGGCAACTTTTACAGGATAGCCGCAAGGCAGGCAAACGGCGTCGATCCTGACCCTGACGACCCGAACATGAAGTGCGGCGAGATATTCCGGGACATCTTTGAAGATACAGACCACCTGCCTCTTGGCCAGCCCCTCGAGTCTTTTTCCACGGGCGGGATAAACGACATCGGCGAGCACCTTGCCTCGATAAAAGAGCCTTTCGTGGAATGGAAGCAGATAGCTGACAGAATAATGGAAGCTTCTGGCACGGTGTACGGCATCGACGCAGACGATGTCGCCTTTCTCCGCTACCCTACCCTTGCGCACAGCGGGATAACCATCCGCAGCATGCCGACCGCTGCCGACCCTGATGAGACAACAGGCTACTTTGTCGGCTCGTGGGGCTACACCGACTCTATAAAAAAGAGCGACGGCTTTTCAAACCGCCTGTACGGGCGGGGCGGCACCCAGCTCCTGCTTGACGTCGACAGGTTTGCAGACAATGCGTCCGTCGAGTGCCATTCAAAGGACCGCGCTGTACAGTTCACTGCGTCCGCGCCGCGCCTTGACAGCGTGTCCCTCGTCCTTTCAAAAACGGGCACGCTTGCGACAGACATCGCCGGCGAGATCCGTCTGGACGACGGAAACAACACGCCAGGCGGCGAGGCCGTGGGGACGTTCTCGGTGTTCCGCAACCTCATAGGCGCGTCTGCCGCGGCTGTAAACCGCGTCAACATCTCTATGCACAGCAACCTGCTGCAGGTGGACAAGAAATACTGGATAGTGATCAAAAAGTCTGGCGACGCGTCAAACCATGTCAGGTGGCACCACGACAACGGCACGTCCGGCGTCAACGCCGAAAGGGCTTCGTCGACCTGGACCGTCAACACTTCAAGCTACGTTCTGGCGCACCGCACGTATTTTAGCCGGAGGGTGCTTGCCGAGGCGTCGGACCAGAAATCCATCGACAGGTATGGCCTTGTCGAGTCAGTGGTGGACGCGCCGTGGATAATCGAGGGGCAGACGATGGACGCGTACCTGACTGCGATGCTGCAGTATTCTGCCCTGCAGCACCGCGTCTACGACGTGAAGAAGATCTACGCGCCTGCGACCCTGATAAACGCAGGCAAGCTTGCGCGGCTTGTGGACGAGACCTCCGGCATAGACTCTGACGCGGAGATAGTGATGTCGCGCTACCGCTTCCGGGCTGACGAAAGCGGCCTTGGCACCCGCTATGCCGAGGTCCAGCTGCAAGGGTACGTGCGCTAG
- the cobJ gene encoding precorrin-3B C(17)-methyltransferase, with amino-acid sequence MTGEPAKKGKLYVVGVGPGHHDHMTYRAKQVIQESEVIVGYETYVGLVEDLIQGKEVYRYAMTQEVDRANQAIEFAEKGRIVSLVSSGDPGIYGMVGLIYEILAEKGWDKDSGIYVECVPGVSSLNSCAALVGSPLMTDFAVVSMSDLLVPWDMIVKRVEAAALGDYVTVIYNPASKKRVHQLRDTRDIFLRYRKPETPVAIIKGAYRETQQVVMTTIDKMLEHQDMLGMITTVIVGNSSTYNYKGMMINPRGYTSKYQLVKEAH; translated from the coding sequence ATGACAGGTGAACCTGCAAAGAAAGGCAAGCTGTACGTGGTAGGCGTAGGCCCCGGCCACCACGACCACATGACGTACAGGGCAAAGCAGGTCATTCAGGAAAGCGAGGTAATAGTCGGCTATGAAACGTACGTCGGCCTGGTAGAGGACCTCATACAGGGCAAGGAAGTGTACCGCTATGCCATGACGCAAGAAGTGGACAGGGCAAACCAGGCAATCGAGTTTGCAGAAAAGGGAAGGATCGTTTCGCTTGTTTCATCCGGCGACCCGGGCATCTACGGCATGGTCGGGCTCATCTACGAAATTCTTGCGGAAAAAGGCTGGGACAAGGATTCTGGCATCTATGTCGAGTGCGTGCCAGGAGTCTCGTCTCTCAATTCTTGCGCAGCCCTTGTCGGGTCTCCTCTGATGACAGACTTTGCAGTCGTCAGCATGAGCGACCTTCTGGTCCCGTGGGACATGATAGTCAAGAGGGTCGAAGCGGCCGCGCTTGGCGACTATGTCACCGTCATCTACAATCCTGCAAGCAAAAAGCGCGTGCACCAGCTGCGCGACACCCGCGACATTTTTCTACGATACAGAAAGCCGGAAACCCCGGTTGCAATAATCAAGGGCGCGTACAGGGAGACCCAGCAGGTGGTCATGACAACTATTGACAAGATGCTCGAGCACCAGGACATGCTTGGCATGATAACGACGGTCATCGTGGGCAACTCGTCGACCTACAACTACAAGGGCATGATGATAAACCCGCGAGGCTACACGTCAAAGTACCAGCTGGTAAAAGAAGCACACTGA
- a CDS encoding multicopper oxidase domain-containing protein, producing the protein MAVAVAGSVMAFSSVKMQAGAQNEDKMVAGHSTGIYRTTGDVLDPEHDSRQLSNAVVDPDKYLREFNYGHVSKLPDGTTLREFTIVADDKRVMEVSPGVSYNVWTFNGTVPGPTIRATEGDLVRIHFVNNGTLPHTMHFHSIHAAEMDGAFDQVAPGGRFIYEFTAEPFGLHLYHCHVQPLEEHIAHGLYGAYIVDPKGPRPPADEMVMMMNGYDTDFDTENNFYTVNGIPFYYMHHPIQIEKNQSVRVYLVNILEFDQINNFHLHGNLFHLYRTGTSLTPDEYADMVTMSQGERAILEFTYKYPGQYMFHAHKTEFAEKGWTGAFLVRE; encoded by the coding sequence ATGGCTGTAGCTGTTGCAGGAAGCGTGATGGCTTTTTCGTCGGTTAAAATGCAGGCAGGGGCGCAAAATGAAGACAAGATGGTCGCAGGCCACAGTACAGGCATCTACAGGACGACAGGCGACGTGCTTGACCCAGAGCATGATAGCAGGCAACTGAGCAATGCAGTTGTAGATCCTGACAAATATCTGCGCGAGTTCAACTACGGGCACGTGTCAAAGCTGCCTGACGGGACAACTCTTCGAGAGTTTACGATAGTGGCAGACGACAAGCGAGTGATGGAAGTGTCGCCAGGCGTTTCCTACAATGTGTGGACGTTCAATGGCACCGTCCCCGGTCCTACGATCCGCGCAACTGAAGGCGACCTTGTGCGCATCCACTTTGTCAATAATGGCACTCTTCCACACACGATGCACTTTCACAGTATCCATGCCGCTGAAATGGATGGTGCATTTGATCAAGTCGCGCCGGGAGGCCGATTTATCTACGAGTTTACGGCGGAGCCCTTTGGCTTACACCTATACCATTGCCATGTACAGCCCCTTGAAGAACATATTGCCCACGGTCTTTATGGCGCATACATCGTCGACCCGAAGGGGCCGCGCCCGCCAGCCGATGAAATGGTGATGATGATGAATGGGTACGACACTGATTTTGACACTGAAAATAATTTCTACACGGTAAACGGCATCCCGTTCTACTACATGCATCACCCAATACAGATTGAAAAGAATCAATCGGTACGCGTGTATCTGGTAAACATACTCGAATTTGACCAGATAAACAATTTCCACCTGCACGGAAACCTGTTCCACCTGTACCGCACTGGCACAAGCCTTACTCCTGACGAGTACGCGGACATGGTGACTATGAGCCAGGGCGAGCGTGCAATACTGGAATTCACGTACAAGTACCCTGGACAGTACATGTTCCACGCCCACAAGACAGAGTTTGCGGAGAAGGGCTGGACTGGAGCCTTTCTGGTAAGGGAATGA
- a CDS encoding PepSY domain-containing protein, with protein MALGFAVASPAIVAPAAFAQDLASPEGNQTSPGGNQTAPGGNSTQTVAFVNNNNNNGITTIQDNGNQTVPEPEGQQLGQPGQITGTIDVKQAIKDFLTENLNVTLSEAVATAETQANGTAVVGHLDVVQGFLVYSVIVVDINNEMLHSVIVDAGDGSVLASQAIPLAQLGAMHGGMMMGPHGGMFGGPGGQMMQPPPGNETSEGPMGGMGF; from the coding sequence TTGGCTTTGGGCTTTGCAGTTGCATCGCCGGCTATTGTGGCGCCGGCTGCGTTCGCGCAAGACCTGGCCAGCCCGGAAGGAAACCAGACGAGTCCAGGTGGAAACCAAACAGCTCCGGGCGGCAATAGCACCCAGACGGTTGCTTTTGTAAATAATAACAACAACAACGGAATAACGACGATACAGGATAATGGCAACCAGACGGTTCCAGAACCTGAAGGTCAGCAGCTAGGTCAACCGGGTCAGATAACAGGCACAATAGACGTCAAGCAAGCGATAAAAGACTTCTTGACTGAAAACCTGAACGTAACGCTCAGCGAAGCAGTCGCTACGGCAGAAACTCAGGCCAACGGAACGGCAGTTGTAGGTCACCTTGATGTAGTGCAGGGCTTCTTGGTATACAGCGTCATAGTAGTTGACATAAACAACGAAATGTTACACTCGGTGATCGTCGATGCCGGCGACGGAAGCGTCCTTGCATCTCAGGCAATACCGCTTGCCCAGCTTGGGGCCATGCACGGAGGCATGATGATGGGTCCGCATGGCGGGATGTTTGGCGGTCCAGGCGGCCAAATGATGCAACCGCCGCCAGGCAATGAGACATCAGAAGGTCCGATGGGAGGCATGGGCTTCTAA
- a CDS encoding PepSY domain-containing protein, with product MGNPYLRKSVVIPAVAVAAVLITALAAGTAFAQEQNKTAPSIKGSVDVKGTVQNYIKDNLKVSFTAAADTAAAQVANGTIVSGNLGVVQGYLAYKFFVVNADTQVGHIVVVDAGNGQVLHTSGDIQMGGGRGIGMFGGHGFKGHGFHGYGSWNHAAPESGPQGTQS from the coding sequence ATGGGAAACCCATACCTTCGAAAGAGCGTCGTGATCCCAGCCGTTGCAGTAGCGGCAGTGCTGATAACCGCGCTGGCTGCAGGGACCGCGTTCGCTCAGGAGCAGAACAAAACCGCCCCAAGCATCAAAGGCTCGGTGGATGTCAAGGGAACCGTGCAGAACTACATCAAGGACAATCTGAAGGTGTCGTTTACGGCTGCCGCAGACACGGCTGCTGCGCAGGTTGCGAATGGCACGATAGTATCAGGCAACCTTGGCGTTGTTCAGGGCTACCTCGCCTACAAGTTCTTTGTAGTCAACGCTGATACACAAGTAGGACACATAGTTGTAGTTGACGCAGGAAACGGCCAAGTGCTCCACACGTCCGGCGACATCCAGATGGGCGGCGGCCGCGGAATTGGCATGTTTGGCGGACATGGCTTCAAGGGCCACGGATTTCACGGGTACGGCTCGTGGAACCACGCTGCTCCTGAATCAGGACCTCAGGGAACTCAGTCCTGA
- a CDS encoding PepSY domain-containing protein, whose product MSSLTGNKKLFIPALLAVGFAVASLGTTAVVVMMPLASAQVPPASPEGGNATQTSLQITGSINAQQAAKDFLNENLNATFVDASDIAENQVVNGTVILGHLDVVQGYLVYNTTVANIGNDTAYSVIIDPSSGIVLAISEGTPLGTIGGQGGKEFLDSGNATATLVDAADVAEGQFVNGTAIAGSFEIMQGNPVYNITVIDVNNGMLFQVVVDPRTGNVLTTSEGAPMGDLGIGGVF is encoded by the coding sequence ATGTCAAGTCTTACAGGAAACAAGAAATTGTTTATTCCTGCCCTGTTGGCGGTCGGCTTTGCGGTTGCGTCACTGGGTACAACAGCAGTAGTGGTGATGATGCCTCTTGCTTCCGCGCAAGTCCCGCCAGCCAGTCCGGAAGGAGGTAATGCCACACAGACATCCCTTCAGATAACTGGCTCCATAAATGCCCAACAAGCAGCAAAGGACTTTTTAAATGAAAACCTGAACGCAACATTTGTCGATGCTTCAGATATAGCAGAGAATCAAGTTGTCAATGGAACTGTAATTCTAGGTCACCTTGATGTAGTGCAGGGTTACCTGGTGTACAACACCACAGTGGCCAACATTGGTAATGATACTGCCTACAGCGTGATCATCGACCCCAGCAGCGGAATTGTACTTGCCATCTCTGAAGGAACGCCTTTAGGCACGATTGGTGGTCAAGGAGGAAAGGAATTTCTAGACAGTGGAAACGCGACTGCGACGCTGGTGGACGCTGCTGACGTTGCAGAAGGACAGTTTGTCAACGGCACGGCAATTGCAGGCAGCTTTGAGATAATGCAGGGCAATCCGGTGTATAATATCACCGTGATAGACGTAAACAATGGAATGCTCTTCCAGGTAGTCGTCGACCCGAGAACAGGAAATGTACTCACCACTTCGGAAGGAGCGCCTATGGGCGACCTGGGCATCGGAGGCGTTTTCTGA
- a CDS encoding winged helix-turn-helix domain-containing protein — translation MHEYRERIYIRKDIILKLYEHGELNQSKLMSYCGLNNAKHREILDEMVNKGMITRKEEPWGSKMIIKYSVSEKGKEILRAVLEPYEELFPRGDTTAND, via the coding sequence GTGCATGAATATCGAGAAAGGATCTACATCAGAAAGGACATCATACTCAAGCTGTATGAACATGGAGAATTGAACCAGAGTAAACTCATGAGCTACTGTGGCCTCAACAACGCAAAGCACAGGGAGATACTTGACGAGATGGTCAACAAGGGCATGATAACCAGAAAAGAAGAACCGTGGGGGAGCAAGATGATAATAAAATACAGCGTGTCGGAAAAGGGAAAGGAGATACTCAGGGCCGTCCTTGAGCCATACGAAGAGCTGTTTCCAAGGGGAGATACTACAGCAAATGATTGA
- a CDS encoding DUF7475 family protein, producing MAVKRRVLHYAAAAATAIGGILHLILAPNMLGFNTNTGLFFLIGGIAQVFWVVPTIRRWGKPWYAVGIGGTAVLVAVYFITRVPGNPITGRGGGVNPMAIAVEVAQLAFIGLCIAILAMAGKKKEEAGKK from the coding sequence ATGGCAGTAAAAAGAAGAGTATTACATTACGCAGCAGCCGCTGCGACCGCGATTGGAGGCATACTGCACCTCATCCTTGCGCCAAACATGCTTGGATTCAACACCAATACGGGCCTGTTTTTCCTCATAGGCGGGATCGCCCAGGTCTTCTGGGTCGTACCGACGATAAGGAGGTGGGGCAAACCATGGTACGCGGTCGGCATTGGCGGCACGGCTGTCCTGGTGGCGGTATACTTTATCACAAGGGTGCCGGGCAACCCGATCACCGGCAGAGGAGGCGGCGTGAATCCGATGGCGATTGCAGTCGAGGTTGCGCAGCTGGCGTTCATCGGACTGTGCATCGCGATTCTTGCAATGGCCGGGAAAAAGAAAGAGGAAGCAGGCAAAAAATGA
- a CDS encoding ABC transporter ATP-binding protein, which produces MTHPYHHHDPSARPEFHEETGGAADLPRDIALEAKDLYKVFGSGAGKVVALKHATFTVKKGEFVAIVGPSGSGKSTLLNLLGAIDRPTSGKVIINGVDIFSLGDQEIATMRNKLIGFIFQSYNLINRTTVLRNVELPAIVMEIGKEERRNRALKVLEVLGIKDKANFKPTSLSGGQQQRVAIARSLMNNPAILLADEPTGNLDTKTGNEVFALLKMLSHKFRMTIIMVTHNPELAAATDRAIYVRDGGIEKEVRNL; this is translated from the coding sequence ATGACGCACCCTTATCATCATCATGATCCTTCTGCAAGGCCGGAATTCCATGAAGAAACAGGAGGTGCCGCGGACTTGCCCAGAGATATCGCGCTGGAAGCGAAGGACCTGTACAAGGTGTTTGGCTCGGGTGCCGGCAAAGTGGTGGCACTAAAGCACGCGACTTTTACAGTGAAAAAAGGCGAGTTTGTGGCCATAGTCGGGCCTTCAGGAAGCGGCAAGTCCACCCTGCTCAACCTCCTTGGAGCCATCGACAGGCCTACTTCGGGCAAAGTCATCATAAACGGAGTGGACATTTTCTCTCTCGGCGACCAGGAAATAGCAACGATGAGGAACAAGCTCATCGGCTTTATCTTCCAGTCGTACAACCTGATAAACAGGACCACGGTCCTGAGAAACGTCGAGCTCCCTGCAATCGTGATGGAGATAGGCAAGGAGGAAAGGCGCAACAGGGCGCTAAAAGTGCTTGAAGTGCTGGGAATAAAGGACAAGGCAAACTTCAAGCCGACAAGCCTGAGCGGAGGGCAGCAGCAGCGAGTCGCCATCGCAAGGTCGCTGATGAACAATCCTGCAATCCTGCTTGCTGACGAGCCGACTGGAAACCTTGACACCAAGACGGGAAACGAGGTTTTCGCGCTCTTGAAAATGCTGTCGCACAAATTCCGCATGACGATAATAATGGTGACGCACAACCCAGAGCTTGCAGCCGCCACCGACCGCGCCATCTACGTCAGGGATGGTGGCATCGAAAAGGAGGTCAGGAATTTATGA